The following are from one region of the Leucobacter sp. Psy1 genome:
- a CDS encoding GntP family permease produces the protein MEDWTQTLGAGPLLGIAAVAVALILFLVIKVRLHAFLVLVVVSLLTALATGIPADAIVQTLLDGFGGTLGNVALLIGLGAILGRLVESSGGAKVVAEKMVSIFGEKRAAFALGVTSLILGFPIFFDAGLIVMLPIIFAVARRIGGKNLLLYGFSGAAAFSVMHIFVPPHPGPVAASEFFGASLGLVLLVGIVIAFPLWYLTGYLWAKFVNSKVPMIVPDLFGRTDEDQPKNPPKFATVVAILLLPLVLILFNTGLNALTTAGTVDGDATWVQWLSLIGTAPVALLISALIAILVLGKFRGETGSALDKLVDGTFGPVASVILITGAGGMFGGVLRTSGIGDALSDSLSDLGLPVILAAYVIAVVLRVAQGSATVALVTAAGLMAPAVMSGGFTDLQIACITLAAAAGSVFASHVNDSGFWLVGKLMNMDVKTTLKTWTVQQTLMSLVGFALVYAIYGIASAVGV, from the coding sequence ATGGAAGACTGGACCCAAACCCTGGGCGCGGGTCCGCTGCTCGGCATTGCTGCCGTCGCGGTCGCCCTCATCCTGTTCCTCGTCATCAAGGTGCGGTTGCACGCGTTCCTCGTGCTCGTCGTCGTGTCGCTGCTGACGGCGCTCGCGACCGGCATCCCCGCCGACGCGATCGTGCAGACGTTGCTCGACGGATTCGGCGGGACGCTCGGCAACGTCGCTCTGCTCATCGGCCTCGGTGCGATCCTCGGCCGCCTCGTGGAGTCCTCGGGTGGCGCCAAGGTCGTGGCGGAGAAGATGGTGAGCATCTTCGGCGAGAAGCGTGCCGCGTTCGCACTCGGCGTGACCTCGCTGATCCTCGGCTTCCCGATCTTCTTCGACGCCGGCCTCATCGTCATGCTGCCGATCATCTTCGCGGTGGCGCGTCGAATCGGCGGCAAGAACCTGCTCCTCTACGGCTTCTCGGGAGCCGCGGCGTTCTCGGTCATGCACATCTTCGTGCCGCCGCACCCCGGCCCGGTCGCCGCGTCCGAGTTCTTCGGGGCGAGCCTCGGGCTCGTGCTGCTCGTCGGCATCGTCATCGCGTTCCCGCTGTGGTACCTCACCGGCTACCTGTGGGCGAAGTTCGTGAACTCGAAGGTCCCGATGATCGTCCCCGACCTGTTCGGTCGCACCGACGAGGACCAGCCGAAGAACCCGCCGAAGTTCGCCACCGTCGTGGCGATCCTGCTCCTCCCGCTCGTGCTGATCCTCTTCAACACCGGCCTCAACGCGCTCACGACCGCCGGCACCGTCGACGGCGACGCGACCTGGGTGCAGTGGCTGTCGCTCATCGGCACGGCGCCCGTCGCACTGCTCATCTCGGCGCTCATCGCTATCCTCGTGCTCGGCAAGTTCCGCGGTGAGACCGGCAGCGCGCTCGACAAGCTCGTCGACGGCACGTTCGGTCCTGTCGCGTCCGTGATCCTCATCACCGGCGCCGGCGGCATGTTCGGCGGCGTGCTCCGCACCTCGGGCATCGGCGACGCGCTCTCCGACTCGCTCTCCGACCTCGGGCTCCCGGTCATCCTCGCCGCCTACGTCATCGCGGTCGTGCTGCGCGTGGCGCAGGGCTCGGCGACCGTCGCACTCGTGACGGCTGCCGGCCTGATGGCCCCGGCGGTGATGTCGGGTGGCTTCACCGACCTGCAGATCGCCTGTATCACGCTCGCGGCCGCGGCCGGTTCGGTCTTCGCCAGCCACGTGAACGACTCGGGCTTCTGGCTCGTCGGCAAGCTCATGAACATGGACGTGAAGACGACGCTGAAGACGTGGACGGTGCAGCAGACGCTGATGTCGCTCGTCGGCTTCGCGCTCGTGTACGCCATCTACGGCATCGCCTCGGCGGTGGGCGTATGA
- a CDS encoding FadR/GntR family transcriptional regulator, with the protein MINRTATPAGYRTIRRDDEEDAVVDNVHETVLDSLGTRIAAGDPPPGSSFTLADLEADYEASRTTAREAVKVLESIRMVSSRRRIGITVRPRDEWDALDEHLIRWNLAGPFRQHQFEALLELRVAVEPLAARLTALRATDAQRAELLRLATRLHELGSQGLGDTDPYLRVDLEYHRLLLTSSRNPQFTTLTGPVELVLSWRASLGLTPSVPVEGTLEDHLRTARAIVDGDADAAERHARSHLRTVWGEVASG; encoded by the coding sequence ATGATCAATCGGACGGCAACCCCGGCGGGGTATCGGACAATACGACGCGACGACGAGGAGGACGCAGTGGTCGACAACGTGCACGAGACCGTGCTCGACTCTCTCGGCACGAGGATCGCCGCGGGCGATCCTCCCCCTGGCTCCTCGTTCACGCTCGCGGACCTCGAGGCCGACTACGAAGCCTCGCGCACGACGGCCCGCGAGGCGGTGAAGGTGCTCGAGAGCATCCGCATGGTCTCCTCGCGCCGGCGGATCGGGATCACTGTGCGCCCGCGCGATGAGTGGGACGCGCTCGACGAACACCTCATCCGCTGGAACCTCGCCGGCCCGTTCCGCCAGCACCAGTTCGAAGCGCTCCTCGAGTTGCGCGTCGCGGTCGAACCGCTCGCGGCTCGACTCACTGCGCTACGTGCGACCGACGCGCAGCGCGCGGAACTGCTGCGACTCGCCACGCGCCTCCACGAGCTCGGCAGCCAGGGGCTCGGCGACACGGATCCGTATCTGCGGGTCGATCTTGAGTACCACCGCCTCCTCCTCACCAGTTCGCGGAACCCGCAGTTCACCACCCTTACCGGCCCCGTCGAGCTCGTGCTGAGCTGGCGCGCCAGTCTCGGCCTCACGCCCTCCGTTCCGGTCGAGGGCACACTCGAGGACCACCTCAGGACCGCCCGCGCCATCGTCGACGGCGACGCCGACGCGGCCGAGCGCCACGCCCGTTCCCACCTCCGCACGGTGTGGGGCGAGGTCGCCTCCGGATAG
- a CDS encoding iron-siderophore ABC transporter substrate-binding protein → MPRKRAHIAARSIAVLALSGLLLSACASGTEETSAGAESDDGFPITIDHALGETRIDQKPERVVAVGGWPNAEAALALGVVPVAMPRADYGDDDGDGVLPWTQERLAELGGETPVLLDETDGIDFEAVADAAPDVVLAATSGLTEEEYETLSKIAPVVAYPGIAWGTTWRDNILLSSEALGLSDEGKNLVAQLEEEIGGAAAAHPELAGTSAAFVNVSPSDTSSIGVATTLDARASYLNDLGLEAPQLVAERSESADAFFFDLSAEQVDQLGDADILLGYGGEGTELGEVLRSDQLLRLLPAVENGAVVSISDGTPLAAALTPSPLGIPWSIDELASELAAAAARAQ, encoded by the coding sequence GTGCCCCGCAAGCGTGCTCACATTGCAGCCCGATCAATCGCCGTACTCGCTCTGAGCGGACTCCTGTTGTCCGCATGCGCCTCGGGAACCGAGGAGACGAGTGCGGGGGCGGAGAGCGACGACGGGTTTCCCATCACCATCGATCATGCGCTCGGCGAAACTCGGATTGACCAGAAACCGGAGCGAGTGGTCGCGGTGGGCGGATGGCCGAACGCTGAAGCAGCGCTGGCACTCGGAGTGGTCCCCGTGGCGATGCCACGAGCGGACTACGGAGACGACGACGGTGATGGCGTGCTTCCCTGGACGCAGGAGCGCCTCGCGGAACTCGGCGGAGAGACCCCGGTGCTGCTCGACGAGACCGACGGCATCGACTTCGAAGCCGTCGCCGATGCGGCACCCGACGTGGTTCTCGCGGCGACCTCCGGCCTGACGGAGGAGGAATATGAGACGCTCAGCAAAATCGCGCCGGTCGTGGCCTACCCGGGGATCGCTTGGGGAACGACCTGGCGCGACAACATACTGTTGAGCAGTGAGGCCCTCGGGCTATCGGACGAGGGGAAGAACCTGGTTGCGCAGCTCGAGGAGGAGATCGGCGGGGCAGCAGCAGCGCACCCCGAGCTCGCAGGCACCAGCGCAGCCTTCGTCAACGTCTCCCCATCGGACACCAGCTCGATCGGTGTGGCGACCACACTCGATGCTCGAGCCTCGTATCTGAACGACCTCGGACTCGAGGCTCCCCAGTTGGTCGCGGAGCGCTCCGAATCCGCGGACGCATTCTTCTTCGATCTGAGCGCCGAGCAGGTCGACCAACTCGGGGACGCCGACATCCTGCTCGGGTACGGGGGAGAGGGAACGGAGCTGGGGGAGGTGCTGCGGAGCGATCAGCTGCTGAGGCTCCTTCCCGCGGTCGAGAACGGTGCCGTGGTGAGTATCAGCGATGGCACACCGTTGGCCGCTGCGCTCACCCCCAGCCCGCTCGGGATTCCCTGGTCGATCGATGAGCTCGCCTCCGAGCTCGCCGCTGCCGCAGCTCGAGCGCAGTAG
- a CDS encoding gluconokinase, which produces MSAAADVVIGVDMGTTATKAVAYTPDGQQVAAAQHGYPLEEPEPGWAVQDPELILAAVLHAVADVVTEVGADRIAGLSFSSAMHSLMALDADLTPLTGVATWADTRATLQAERLRGSAPGLALHQRTGTPIHPMSPLMKLVWYREQDPETCRAAAFWVGIKDWVLQRMTGVFVTDHSLASCSGLLDIYRLEWDPEALQRAGITPEQLPRLVPTTTVLEGLVASTASATGLPASTRVVVGAGDGPLANLGVGAVRPGVAACSIGTSGALRVAVEAPAVDPQGGVFCYAITENRWVIGGAINNGGVVLNWVRDEIAAGRELSTPELLDAAASVPAGSGGLIMLPYLLSERAPHWSGLARGAYIGLTRAHTREHLVSAAVEGVAMQLALVLKSMRAAGLDIDEIRATGGVTKHSLWQQVLASVFNTRIDMLEEQEGSGLGAALLGMEALGLIESIDVAADITPVKHSVSPQPEDVETYQALLPIFDNLYTALLPTYTQLRSQAELLPMTRD; this is translated from the coding sequence ATGAGCGCAGCGGCTGACGTCGTCATCGGCGTCGACATGGGAACGACGGCGACGAAGGCCGTCGCCTACACGCCGGACGGCCAGCAGGTGGCCGCGGCTCAGCACGGGTACCCGCTCGAGGAGCCGGAGCCCGGCTGGGCGGTGCAGGATCCGGAGCTGATCCTCGCCGCGGTGCTCCACGCGGTCGCCGACGTCGTCACCGAGGTGGGGGCGGACCGGATCGCCGGCCTGTCGTTCTCCTCGGCCATGCACAGCCTCATGGCGCTCGACGCCGACCTCACGCCGCTCACCGGCGTCGCAACCTGGGCCGACACCCGCGCGACGCTGCAAGCCGAGCGGCTCCGTGGATCGGCCCCCGGCCTCGCGCTCCACCAGCGCACGGGCACCCCGATCCACCCGATGTCGCCGCTCATGAAGCTGGTCTGGTATCGGGAGCAGGACCCGGAGACCTGCCGTGCCGCAGCGTTCTGGGTCGGCATCAAGGACTGGGTGCTCCAGCGCATGACCGGCGTGTTCGTGACCGATCACTCTCTCGCTTCGTGCTCGGGTCTGCTCGATATCTACCGTCTCGAGTGGGATCCCGAGGCCCTGCAGCGCGCCGGTATCACGCCGGAGCAGCTGCCCCGACTCGTGCCGACGACGACGGTGCTCGAAGGGCTCGTCGCGTCGACGGCCTCGGCGACGGGCCTCCCGGCATCGACGCGCGTGGTGGTCGGTGCCGGCGACGGTCCGCTCGCGAACCTCGGCGTGGGCGCCGTGCGCCCAGGCGTCGCCGCGTGCTCCATCGGCACGAGCGGCGCCCTGCGGGTGGCCGTCGAGGCGCCGGCCGTCGATCCTCAGGGCGGTGTGTTCTGCTACGCGATCACCGAGAACCGGTGGGTCATCGGCGGGGCGATCAACAACGGCGGCGTGGTGCTCAACTGGGTGCGCGACGAGATCGCGGCCGGCCGCGAGCTCTCGACTCCCGAGCTGCTCGATGCGGCCGCGTCGGTCCCCGCTGGCTCCGGTGGACTCATCATGCTCCCGTACCTGCTGAGCGAGCGCGCCCCGCACTGGAGCGGTCTCGCCCGGGGCGCCTACATCGGCCTGACCCGCGCGCACACCCGTGAGCACCTCGTGAGCGCCGCGGTCGAGGGCGTGGCCATGCAGCTCGCGCTCGTGCTCAAGTCGATGCGGGCCGCGGGCCTCGACATCGATGAGATCCGCGCGACCGGCGGGGTGACCAAGCACTCGCTGTGGCAGCAGGTGCTCGCCAGCGTGTTCAACACCCGCATCGACATGCTCGAGGAGCAGGAGGGGTCGGGCCTGGGGGCCGCGCTGCTCGGCATGGAAGCGCTCGGGCTCATCGAATCCATCGACGTGGCCGCCGACATCACCCCGGTGAAGCACTCGGTGTCGCCGCAACCCGAAGACGTCGAGACGTACCAGGCGCTGCTGCCGATCTTCGACAATCTCTACACGGCGCTCCTACCCACCTACACGCAGTTGCGCAGTCAGGCAGAGCTGCTGCCGATGACGCGGGACTGA
- a CDS encoding NUDIX domain-containing protein, which translates to MSDLRDPGDAWVTAADGNRYWGRFGAAGLLAYDRNRDAVLMQHRVTWSDHGDTWGIPGGARHEGEPAEAAALREAQEEAGVPDNAVQSRFTHLLDRTGWTYTTLIAEVTSPFEPQITDPESHALAWVAIDEVASLDLHPAFAATWELLRPLLRARRVIVVDAANVVGSVPDGWWKDRRGAAERLRDRIDALADAGVRPGFVGLPETVIPGLERSHPEWILVTEGRARGIAASPNVTVVEAPDLGDDTIVTQTAALVQSGANVTVVTSDAELKNRVLGAGAARTHGTGTLLRLLPAS; encoded by the coding sequence GTGAGCGACCTGCGCGATCCGGGTGACGCATGGGTCACCGCGGCAGACGGCAACCGATACTGGGGCCGGTTCGGAGCCGCCGGCCTGCTCGCCTACGACCGTAACCGTGACGCCGTGCTCATGCAGCACCGTGTCACCTGGAGCGACCACGGCGACACCTGGGGCATCCCTGGCGGCGCCCGCCACGAGGGTGAGCCCGCCGAGGCCGCGGCGCTCCGCGAGGCCCAGGAGGAAGCCGGGGTTCCCGACAACGCCGTGCAGTCGCGATTCACGCACCTCCTCGACCGCACCGGGTGGACCTACACCACACTCATCGCAGAGGTCACCTCCCCCTTCGAACCGCAGATCACCGACCCCGAGAGCCACGCTCTCGCCTGGGTGGCCATCGACGAGGTGGCCTCACTCGACCTGCACCCGGCCTTCGCAGCGACGTGGGAACTCCTGCGCCCCCTACTCAGGGCCCGCCGCGTCATCGTCGTCGACGCCGCCAATGTGGTCGGCTCAGTGCCCGACGGATGGTGGAAGGACCGGCGCGGAGCCGCAGAACGGCTCCGCGATCGCATCGATGCCCTCGCCGACGCCGGCGTACGGCCCGGATTCGTGGGGCTCCCCGAAACCGTCATTCCAGGACTCGAGCGGTCACACCCCGAGTGGATCCTCGTCACCGAGGGCCGGGCGCGCGGCATCGCCGCCTCACCGAACGTCACGGTCGTCGAGGCGCCCGACCTGGGAGACGACACCATCGTCACCCAGACGGCTGCCCTGGTGCAGTCGGGCGCGAACGTCACGGTCGTGACGAGCGACGCAGAGCTCAAGAACCGGGTTCTCGGAGCAGGCGCCGCGCGGACGCACGGGACCGGAACGCTGCTGCGCCTGCTTCCCGCGAGCTGA
- a CDS encoding MFS transporter, whose amino-acid sequence MTQSQTSPVTHASTQLSRRGRWAAVTVLAASLLVIMMDMTILNIAIPDMAAELTPTSTQQLWIVDIYSLVLAGLLVSWAAIADRWGRKRMLMLGYALFGGASLLILFAESAEAVIAIRALLGVGGAMIMPTTLSLIRVMFTDPKERATALSIWAAVSGLGAAIGPLAGGFLLEHFSWHAAFLINVPLMVGALIAGFLLLPESRVANPGRWDALAALLSLVGMTLLIWSIKTFGKESSFAVPEAWIALAGATVTLGWFGLRCVRSDHPLLELRLFNSRPFSAGMIAALGSTFAMVAALLLLAQWMQLVDGASPLEAGLRLTPMAIASALASVCAPPLARVIGARAVVAGGVGLAGIGMITIGITPGTLALPIVLIALVLIGAGAGSLAIASAMVMANSPEEKAGNAGALEETSYELGAVLGVAILGSISAILYRAEFATGASFAGLDPALGLQAQESLGAAIAISGEAGLPELATEAGVAFTHSMQATGLIGGALMVAVATVVFCVTPKGTQVAGGAH is encoded by the coding sequence ATGACTCAGTCGCAGACCAGCCCCGTGACCCACGCATCGACCCAGCTCAGCCGCCGCGGCCGCTGGGCCGCAGTGACAGTGCTGGCAGCGAGCCTCCTCGTGATCATGATGGACATGACGATCCTGAACATCGCGATCCCCGACATGGCGGCCGAGCTCACTCCGACCTCCACGCAGCAGCTCTGGATCGTCGACATCTACTCGCTCGTACTCGCCGGTCTTCTCGTCTCCTGGGCGGCGATCGCCGACCGATGGGGCCGCAAGCGCATGCTCATGCTCGGCTACGCACTTTTCGGTGGGGCGTCGCTCCTCATCCTCTTCGCCGAGAGCGCTGAGGCCGTCATCGCGATCCGCGCCCTCCTCGGCGTGGGCGGCGCCATGATCATGCCGACGACGCTGTCGCTGATCCGCGTCATGTTCACCGACCCGAAGGAGCGCGCCACGGCGCTCAGCATCTGGGCCGCCGTCTCCGGGCTCGGTGCCGCCATCGGCCCGCTCGCCGGCGGCTTCCTGCTCGAGCACTTCTCGTGGCACGCCGCCTTCCTCATCAACGTGCCGCTCATGGTCGGCGCGCTGATCGCCGGATTCTTACTGCTCCCGGAGTCGCGGGTCGCGAACCCCGGCCGCTGGGACGCGCTCGCCGCCCTCCTCTCGCTCGTCGGCATGACGCTGCTCATCTGGTCGATCAAGACCTTCGGCAAGGAGTCGAGCTTCGCCGTGCCTGAGGCGTGGATCGCCCTCGCCGGTGCCACGGTGACACTCGGATGGTTCGGGCTCCGCTGCGTTCGCAGCGACCACCCGCTCCTCGAGTTGCGCCTGTTCAACAGTCGCCCGTTCTCGGCCGGCATGATCGCCGCACTCGGCTCCACGTTCGCGATGGTCGCCGCGCTGCTCCTGCTCGCGCAGTGGATGCAGCTCGTCGACGGTGCGTCGCCGCTCGAGGCCGGGCTCCGCCTCACGCCGATGGCGATTGCCAGCGCGCTCGCCTCGGTTTGCGCTCCCCCGCTCGCGCGCGTCATCGGCGCCCGCGCGGTCGTCGCCGGCGGTGTCGGCCTCGCCGGCATCGGCATGATCACGATCGGAATCACCCCCGGCACGCTTGCGCTGCCCATCGTGCTCATCGCGCTCGTCCTGATCGGGGCGGGAGCAGGATCACTGGCCATCGCCTCCGCAATGGTCATGGCGAACTCGCCCGAGGAAAAGGCTGGCAACGCTGGAGCCCTCGAGGAGACCTCGTACGAACTCGGGGCGGTGCTCGGCGTCGCGATCCTCGGCAGCATCTCGGCGATCCTGTATCGCGCGGAGTTCGCGACCGGTGCATCGTTCGCGGGCTTGGATCCGGCGCTCGGCCTGCAAGCGCAGGAGTCGCTCGGTGCCGCCATCGCCATCTCGGGCGAGGCGGGACTCCCCGAGCTCGCCACCGAGGCGGGTGTCGCCTTCACTCACTCGATGCAGGCCACCGGGCTCATCGGCGGCGCCCTCATGGTCGCCGTGGCCACCGTCGTCTTCTGCGTGACACCGAAGGGCACGCAGGTCGCAGGCGGGGCGCACTGA
- a CDS encoding SDR family oxidoreductase → MSGLFDLEGRLALVTGSSRGLGRSLATSLGQAGARLLLHGRDAAALAETRVEVEAAGGTVAGELRFDVTDAAAVETAIGEMLAEHGVPDILVNNAGVQRRAPFTEFPVDDWDAVITSNLSSVFYVSRFVTPAMAERGSGKVINIGSVQSQLARQTIAPYSASKGGVAMLTKGMAADLARFGVQVNAISPGYFATEMNRALVEDEAFDAWLRARTPAQRWGDFTELWGTLVYLASDASSFVSGQNIFVDGGMTAVV, encoded by the coding sequence ATGAGCGGCCTCTTCGATCTCGAGGGCCGTCTGGCCCTCGTCACCGGCTCGTCGCGAGGGCTGGGCAGATCTCTCGCGACGTCTCTTGGGCAGGCGGGCGCCCGCCTGCTGCTGCACGGCCGCGACGCCGCGGCACTCGCTGAAACCCGCGTCGAGGTGGAAGCCGCGGGCGGCACCGTCGCCGGCGAGCTCCGCTTCGACGTCACCGACGCCGCAGCGGTTGAGACGGCGATCGGTGAGATGCTCGCCGAGCACGGGGTCCCCGACATCCTGGTGAACAACGCCGGCGTGCAGCGACGGGCCCCGTTCACCGAGTTTCCGGTAGACGACTGGGACGCCGTCATCACGAGCAACCTGTCGAGCGTGTTCTACGTGTCGCGGTTCGTGACCCCGGCGATGGCCGAGCGCGGTTCGGGCAAGGTCATCAACATCGGATCGGTGCAGTCGCAGCTCGCCCGCCAGACCATCGCCCCCTACTCGGCGAGCAAGGGCGGTGTCGCGATGCTGACGAAGGGCATGGCGGCCGACCTCGCCCGCTTCGGCGTGCAGGTCAACGCGATCTCGCCAGGCTACTTCGCGACCGAGATGAACCGGGCGCTCGTCGAGGACGAGGCGTTCGATGCCTGGCTCAGGGCCCGCACGCCAGCCCAGCGGTGGGGTGATTTCACGGAGCTCTGGGGCACCCTCGTGTACCTGGCCTCGGATGCGTCGAGCTTCGTCTCGGGGCAGAACATTTTTGTCGACGGCGGAATGACGGCGGTGGTGTGA
- a CDS encoding alcohol dehydrogenase catalytic domain-containing protein: MRAAFIDGKDQLEVREVATPEPGAGEVRIRVDYVGICGSDLHYYFEGANGEYAVREPLIPGHELSGIVDLDPSGTWSAGTPVTVHPARFGTSEPAIAEQPHLWPNGSYLGSAATWPHTQGAMSEYLVVREDMLRRLPGSLPVRRAVLAEPLAVALHAVSRVADIGAEIAGARVLVSGAGPIGLLTVIAAKARGAAHVTLSDVLAEPLARGTELGGELSADATLQVGVDDVPVAAFDVVFECSGASPAITTAGVAVRRRGTVVQVGMVPNDPRPVGLAPIISKEAQLLGTFRFRDEIDDAVALLDAQPEIERVVTHERSLDEAVAAFDLAKDSRESSKVVVALPGAQA, from the coding sequence ATGCGTGCAGCGTTCATCGATGGCAAGGACCAGCTCGAGGTGCGCGAGGTCGCGACGCCGGAGCCCGGAGCGGGTGAGGTGCGGATCCGTGTCGACTACGTCGGGATCTGCGGTTCCGACCTGCACTACTACTTCGAGGGCGCGAATGGCGAGTACGCGGTACGCGAGCCGCTGATTCCCGGCCACGAGCTGTCGGGCATTGTCGACCTCGACCCCTCGGGCACCTGGTCGGCGGGGACGCCGGTGACAGTGCACCCGGCTCGGTTCGGCACCTCGGAGCCGGCGATCGCTGAGCAGCCGCACCTCTGGCCGAACGGCTCCTACCTCGGCAGTGCGGCGACCTGGCCGCACACTCAGGGCGCCATGAGCGAGTACCTGGTCGTGCGCGAGGACATGCTGCGCCGTCTTCCCGGGTCGCTGCCGGTGCGCCGCGCGGTGCTCGCCGAGCCCCTGGCCGTCGCCCTGCACGCCGTGAGCCGAGTCGCCGACATCGGCGCCGAGATCGCCGGTGCACGTGTGCTCGTCTCGGGGGCGGGGCCCATCGGCCTGCTCACGGTCATCGCCGCGAAGGCGCGCGGGGCGGCGCACGTGACGCTCAGCGACGTGCTCGCCGAGCCGCTCGCCCGCGGCACCGAGCTCGGCGGCGAGTTGAGCGCCGACGCGACGCTGCAGGTCGGCGTCGACGACGTGCCCGTCGCCGCGTTCGACGTGGTCTTCGAGTGCTCGGGAGCATCGCCGGCAATCACCACCGCTGGCGTCGCCGTGCGCCGGCGCGGCACCGTCGTGCAGGTCGGCATGGTGCCGAATGATCCGCGCCCCGTGGGCCTCGCACCGATCATCTCGAAGGAGGCGCAACTGCTCGGCACGTTCCGCTTCCGCGACGAGATCGATGACGCCGTGGCGCTGCTCGACGCGCAACCCGAGATCGAACGGGTCGTCACGCACGAGCGGTCGCTCGACGAGGCGGTCGCTGCGTTCGATCTCGCGAAGGACTCCCGGGAGTCGAGCAAGGTCGTCGTCGCGCTCCCCGGAGCGCAGGCGTAA
- a CDS encoding TetR/AcrR family transcriptional regulator translates to MTALETEPAPRKRDPEARRRAILEAATAIIVEEGDSALTHRAVAKRARVALGSTTQYFSSIDDLRASALQLLSDEIDEELAVMEQEITHFITAPERAAAKLHEFLLDTRQVHAEVALIAAGTQNAELRALALRWTDRFIDALAPHVGRERATAIAVFADGALIHAALHDAPLPLASFTSFFRTILNAPDQDPS, encoded by the coding sequence ATGACCGCGCTCGAGACCGAGCCTGCGCCCCGCAAGCGCGACCCCGAAGCGCGTCGTCGCGCGATCCTGGAAGCCGCCACCGCGATCATCGTCGAGGAGGGCGACTCCGCCCTCACGCACCGCGCCGTCGCCAAGCGCGCGCGCGTCGCACTCGGGTCGACCACCCAGTACTTCAGCTCGATCGACGACCTCCGCGCCTCGGCGCTGCAGCTCCTCTCGGACGAGATCGACGAGGAACTCGCCGTCATGGAGCAGGAGATCACCCACTTCATCACCGCACCCGAACGGGCTGCCGCGAAGCTCCACGAGTTCCTGCTCGACACCCGCCAGGTGCACGCCGAAGTGGCGCTCATCGCCGCGGGAACGCAGAACGCCGAACTCCGCGCACTGGCACTCCGCTGGACAGACCGCTTCATCGATGCCCTCGCCCCGCACGTCGGGCGAGAACGCGCCACCGCGATCGCGGTATTCGCGGACGGAGCGCTCATCCATGCCGCACTGCACGACGCCCCGCTCCCCCTCGCCTCCTTCACCTCGTTCTTCCGCACCATCCTCAACGCCCCCGACCAGGACCCCTCATGA